A single region of the Sorghum bicolor cultivar BTx623 chromosome 7, Sorghum_bicolor_NCBIv3, whole genome shotgun sequence genome encodes:
- the LOC110436820 gene encoding phosphatidylinositol 3-kinase, root isoform, whose amino-acid sequence MVGGGNEFRFFLSCDISHPLAFRVLHAEHILLTDQKVPELFVECKLYIDGIQFGLPVKTRLEPSGPKYCWNELITLSTKYRDLTSLSQLAFTVWDVSAGEDPAIVGGATIFLFNSKRQLKTGRQKLRLWPKMEADGGVPTTTPGKVPRNERGEIERLERLVNKYERGQIQHVDWLDRLAFSAMDKAKEKECERKENLYPSLVVELCSFEHRIVFQESGANFYTPAPVSLSNELVTVWDPELGRTNPSEHKQLKLARSLTRGIVDRDLKPSSNERKLLQTIIKFPPTRTLEVDEKQLVWKFRFSLMSEKKALTKFVRSVDWSDNQEAKQAVELIGKWEIIDVADALELLSPDFESDEVRGYAVSVLERADDEELQCYLLQLVQALRFERSDKSRLALFLVNRALSNIEIASFLRWYILVELHSPAYARRYYGTYDMLENSMMKLVGREDGDEDGFRLWQSLTRQTDLTAQLCSIMKDVRNVRGSAQKKIEKLRQLLSGVFSELTNFDEPIRSPLAPTLLLTGVVPQESSIFRSALNPLRLTFKTANGVTSKIIYKKGDDLRQDQLVIQTVSLMDRLLKLENLDLHLTPYRVLATGQDEGMLEFIPSSSLAQILSEHRSITSYLQKFHPDEDGPFGITAQCLETFIKSCAGYSVITYILGVGDRHLDNLLLTDDGRLFHVDFAFILGRDPKPFPPPMKLCKEMVEAMGGAESQYYTRFKSYCCEAYNILRKSSSLILNLFKLMERSGIPDISADESGGLKLQEKFRLDLDDEEAIHFFQDLINESVSALFPQMVETIHRWAQYWR is encoded by the exons AGCATATCTTGTTGACCGACCAAAAAGTCCCAGAGCTGTTTGTTGAGTGCAAGCTGTACATCGATGGTATACAATTTGGGTTGCCTGTAAAGACAAG GTTGGAACCTTCAGGACCGAAATACTGTTGGAATGAGCTCATAACACTAAGTACCAAATACAGGGACCTTACATCCCTCTCACAGCTTGCATTTACG GTGTGGGATGTCTCAGCTGGTGAGGACCCTGCAATTGTTGGTGGAGCCACCATATTTCTTTTCAACAGCAAAAGGCAGCTTAAAACAGGAAGACAGAAGCTGCGGCTATGGCCCAAAATGGAGGCAGATGGAGGAGTCCCCACCACAACTCCTGGCAAA GTTCCTAGGAATGAGAGGGGTGAGATAGAGCGTCTGGAAAGGCTTGTTAACAAGTATGAGAGAGGGCAGATACAACATGTTGATTGGCTTGATCGTCTTGCCTTCAGTGCTATGGACAAAGCTAAGGAGAAAGAGTGTGAGAGGAAGGAAAATTTGTACCCTAGCCTGGTTGTTGAATTGTGCAGTTTCGAACATAGAATTGTCTTCCAG GAATCTGGAGCAAATTTTTATACACCGGCCCCAGTATCGTTATCCAACGAGCTGGTTACTGTATGGGATCCAGAACTTGGACGAACCAATCCATCTGAGCACAAGCAGTTAAAGCTTGCTAGGAGCTTAACTCGTGGGATAGTTGATAGAGATCTAAAACCAAGCTCAAATGAGCGAAA GTTACTACAAACAATTATTAAGTTTCCTCCTACACGCACTTTGGAAGTGGATGAGAAGCAGTTGGTGTGGAAGTTTCGTTTCTCTTTGATGTCTGAGAAGAAAGCTCTAACGAAATTCGTTCGCTCAGTGGATTGGAGTGATAACCAA GAAGCTAAGCAAGCTGTTGAGTTGATTGGAAAGTGGGAAATTATTGATGTGGCTGATGCACTAGAGCTTCTCTCACCTGATTTTGAAAGTGACGAA GTTCGTGGTTATGCTGTCAGCGTACTTGAAAGGGCTGATGATGAAGAATTACAGTGCTATTTACTCCAGTTAGTGCAAGCTCTTCGGTTTGAAAGATCTGACAAGTCCCGTCTAGCACTCTTTCTTGTAAACCGTG CTTTGTCAAACATTGAAATTGCTAGCTTCCTCCGGTGGTATATATTAGTTGAGCTTCACAGTCCTGCATATGCAAGACGATATTATGGCACATATGACATGCTTGAAAATAGTATGATGAAA TTGGTTGGTAGGGAGGATGGGGATGAAGATGGGTTTCGACTGTGGCAGAGTTTAACCCGGCAGACTGACCTCACTGCTCAATTGTGTTCTATTATGAAGGATGTAAGAAATGTAAGAGGTAGTGCACAAAAGAAAATTGAAAAATTAAGGCAGCTATTATCAGGAGTTTTCAGCGAGCTTACAAACTTTGATGAG CCAATTCGTTCACCATTAGCACCAACTCTTCTCCTAACAGGAGTTGTGCCTCAAGAATCATCTATATTTAGAAGTGCCTTGAACCCTTTGCGCCTGACATTTAAAACAGCAAATGGGGTAACATCCAAGATTATTTACAAAAAGGGAGATGACCTCCGGCAAGATCAGTTG GTTATTCAAACGGTTTCTTTGATGGACCGGTTACTCAAATTAGAAAATCTAGATTTGCACCTTACTCCATACCGAGTTCTTGCAACTGGACAAGATGAAGGGATGCTTGAATTTATTCCTTCCAGTTCTCTCGCACAG ATTCTATCAGAACATCGCAGTATTACAAGTTACCTACAGAAGTTCCATCCTGATGAGGATGGTCCTTTTGGTATAACAGCTCAATGTTTGGAGACATTCATAAAAAGCTGCGCCGGTTACTCTGTCATCACATATATATTGGGGGTTGGAGACAG GCATCTGGATAATCTTCTTCTAACTGATGATGGACGCCTTTTTCATGTTGACTTTGCTTTTATCCTGGGTCGAGACCCAAAGCCATTTCCACCACCGATGAAACTGTGTAAAGAAATGGTTGAGGCCATGGGTGGTGCAGAAAG CCAATATTATACAAGATTCAAGTCCTACTGTTGTGAAGCATACAACATTCTAAGAAAGTCCAGCAGTCTCATCTTGAATCTATTCAAGCTGATGGAACGATCAGGCATTCCAGATATCTCTGCTGATGAAAGCGGAGGTCTCAAG CTTCAGGAGAAATTCCGGTTGGATCTGGACGATGAGGAGGCTATACATTTCTTCCAGGATCTTATCAATGAAAGTGTCAGTGCTCTGTTCCCTCAAATGGTTGAGACCATCCATAGATGGGCTCAGTATTGGCGGTAG
- the LOC8073243 gene encoding LOW QUALITY PROTEIN: (DL)-glycerol-3-phosphatase 2 (The sequence of the model RefSeq protein was modified relative to this genomic sequence to represent the inferred CDS: inserted 3 bases in 2 codons): MPFPSLKSPVWSAGVTGKKRMRTPIGXPPKIPFAQSPRPDLPHSHSXSPRPMASAGTGAGDGAAAQPKAAISHVIFDMDGLLLDTEGFYTEVQEKILARYGKVFDWSLKAKMMGKKATESARIFVDECGLNGLLTPEEFLEERESMLQALFPSCTKLPGVLRLVHHLHANGIPMAVATGSHKRHFALKTQNHQEMFALMHHVVMGDDPEVKAGKPSPDIFLAAMRRFEGDIEPSKCLVFEDAPAGVAAAKNAGMSAVMVPDPRLDVSYQKGADQVLSSLLDFKPTEWGLPAFSI, from the exons ATGCCTTTCCCTTCCCTCAAGTCCCCGGTGTGGTCAGCTGGAGTCACAGGGAAGAAGCGCATGCGCACGCCAATCG ATCCACCAAAGATTCCCTTCGCCCAGTCGCCCCGCCCAGATCTCCCTCACTCGCACTC CTCACCGCGCCCAATGGCATCCGCTGGCAccggcgccggcgacggcgcGGCGGCGCAGCCGAAGGCCGCAATCTCTCACGTAATCTTCGATATGGATGGCCTCCTCCTCG ACACGGAGGGCTTCTACACGGAGGTCCAGGAGAAGATCCTGGCGAGGTACGGCAAGGTGTTCGACTGGTCGCTCAAGGCCAAGATGATGGGCAAGAAGGCGACCGAGTCCGCCCGCATCTTCGTCGACGAGTGCGGCCTCAACGGCCTGCTCACCCCCGAGGAGTTCCTCGAGGAGCGCGAGAGCATGCTCCAGGCGCTCTTCCCATCCTGCACCAAGCTGCCAG GAGTACTACGTTTGGTCCATCATCTTCATGCCAACGGAATACCAATGGCTGTTGCGACAGG ATCCCATAAACGTCATTTTGCACTAAAGACCCAGAACCACCAGGAAATGTTTGCCCTGATGCATCATGTTGTCATGGGTGATGATCCAGAGGTGAAGGCTGGTAAACCATCCCCTGATATTTTTCTTGCTGCAATGAGGAGGTTTGAG GGTGACATAGAACCCAGTAAGtgcttagtttttgaagatGCTCCTGCTGGTGTAGCTGCAGCGAAAAATGCTGGAAT GTCTGCAGTGATGGTCCCAGATCCAAGGCTGGATGTTTCATATCAAAAAGGAGCTGACCAAGTTCTCagttcattgttggacttcaaACCTACCGAATGGGGCTTACCGGCATTTAGCATTTAA